CACCACAGCCCTTGCGAAACACAGCCTTGTGCAGGAACCGACGAAGGGGACGTCATGACGGACAAGTTCGTCGCCGCCATCGACCAGGGAACTACTTCCAGCCGCTGCATCATCTTCAACCAGGACGGCGCGATCGTGGCCGTCGACCAGCGCGAGCACCGCCAGATCTTCCCCAAGCCCGGCTGGGTGGAGCACGACGCCACCGAGATCTGGTCCAAGGTGCAGGCCGTGGTCGCCGGGGCGATCGCGAAAGCGGGGCTGCGTGCCGATCAGCTCAGCGCGCTCGGCATCACCAACCAGCGCGAGACGACGGTCCTGTGGGACCGCGCCACGGGCAAACCCGTGCACAACGCGATCGTGTGGCAGGACACCCGCACCGCGGCTCTGACCAGTCAACTCGGTGGTTCGGACGGGCAGGACCGGTTCCGTGAGCAGACCGGGCTGCCGCTGGCCACCTACTTCTCGGGACCGAAGGCGACCTGGCTGCTGGACAACGTGCCGGGACTGCGCGCGCGTGCCGAGAACGGCGAGATCGCCTTCGGCACCATCGACTCCTGGCTGATCTGGAACCTCACCGGCGGCACGGACGGCGGGCAGCACGTCACGGACGTGACGAACGCCGGACGGACCATGCTGATGAACCTGGAGACCCTCCAGTGGGACCAGTCCATCCTGGACGCGATGAACGTGCCGGACGCCGTGCTGCCCGAGATCAAGTCGTCCGCCGAGGTCTACGGCACCGCGGTCGGCCAACTCGCGGGCGTGCCCGTGGCGTCCGCGCTGGGCGACCAGCAGGCCGCGGTGTTCGGGCAGGCCTGCTTCGACGTGGGCACGGCGAAGAACACGTACGGCACGGGCTCCTTCCTGCTGCTCAACACGGGCACCCGGCCGGTCCCGTCGAAGAACGGGCTGCTGACGACGATGGGCTACAAGATCGGCACCGAGGCGCCGGTCTACTGCCTGGAGGGGTCGATCGCCATCACGGGCGCCCTGGTCCAGTGGTTCCGCGACCAGCTCGGCATCATCCGCAACGCGGACGAGATCGAGACCCTGGCGGCCAGTGTCGACGACAACGGCGGCGCGTACATCGTGCCCGCCTTCTCCGGCCTGTTCGCGCCCTATTGGCGCTCCGACGCCCGCGGAGTCGTCACGGGTCTCACGCGGTACGTCACCAAGGCGCACCTCGCGCGCGCGGTGCTGGAGGCCACAAGTTGGCAGACCCGTGAGGTCGTGGACGCCATGTACCAGGACTCCGGGGTGCACATCACCACCCTGAAGGTGGACGGCGGCATGACCAAGAACAACCTGCTCATGCAGCATCAGGCCGACGTGCTGGACGTCCCGGTGGTGCGGCCGAAGGTCTCCGAGACCACGTGCCTGGGCGCCGCCTACGCGGCCGGGCTCGCCACCGGCGTGTGGAACGACCTGGACCAGCTGAAGTCCCACTGGCAGAAGGACGTCGAGTGGACGCCGAACATGGAGGCGTCCGTCCGGGACCGCCAGTACCACAACTGGCGCAAGGCCGTGGAGAAGAGCTTCGGCTGGGAGGAGGACGGCGAGAACTAGCACGCGCGCGTGGTGCCGTGGAGCCGCGGCCCGTACCCCTGTCGGCGGGGGTGCGGGCCGCACCCGTGCCTCAGCCGGTGACGGTCTCGCGGCGTCGCGCCGAGTACGCCATCGCGTGCTGGACGACTCCGACGAGGACGTCCTTGACCGACTGCTTGTCCCGGGCGTCGCACAGCACGATCGGCACGTCCGCGTCGAGGTCGAGTGCCTGCCGTACGTCCTCCTCCGGGTAACGGTCCGCTCCCTGGAAGCAGTTGACGCCGATGAGGAAGGGTATGGAGCGCCGCTCGAAGTAGTCGATGGCGGCGAAGCAGTCCTCCAGGCGCCGGGTGTCGACGAGCACGACGGCTCCGAGGGCGCCCTCGGACAGCTCGTCCCACATGAACCAGAAGCGTTCCTGACCCGGCGTGCCGAACAGGTACAGCACGAGGTCCTCGCGCAGGGTGATGCGACCGAAGTCCATGGCGACGGTGGTGGTGCGCTTGTTCTCCACACCGCTGATGTCGTCGACCGGGCGGCCTGCCTCGGTGAGCAGTTCCTCGGTGCGCAGCGGTCTGATCTCGCTGACCGCGCCCACGAACGTGGTCTTGCCCACGCCGAAGCCGCCGGCCACCAGGATCTTGAGCGTGACGGGCTCGACCGGGGGCTTGCCGCGCTCAGAACGCCCGAAGATCATTGGTCTCTTCTCCTGCTTGCTGGGGGTGTCGGGTCGACGACGGGCCATGGCCCGAGCCGACCGGGATCTCGATGACGCGTCCGGCGACTTCGGTGACCGTACCGTCCGCGAGCGCGCGGCCCGCCATGCCGTACGGGGGCACCTTACGACGCTGGGCCACGGCGCGAACTCCCCGAGCCGTACTCCCGCAGAGGCCATCGTGGAGCAGGGTCCGGGATCCGTACGGGACGGCCGCGTCGACCGCCGCCGAGGGCGGGCACGCACGAGGGGTACGGCGGCTCGGTGAGCGGCCGTACCCGAGCTCGCGGGCGGGCGTCGGAGCCGGTCCTGCGGCCGTGTCCGCCGTCGTGCCACAAGACCGGGGCTCGCAGGTCGGCGAGGTCGGTCCGAGGAGCCTGTCGTCACGTCCGTCTCCCCGATCGGCCTGCTCGGCAGCGTGCCCGCGGGGCCGGTGGCCGGCCGTCCGCGAATGGTCGTCGACGATCAGTCAGATCATATCGGCAGGGGGTGCCTGCGCCCGCCACGGATCGACGGGGACCCCAGGGGCGGACGTACGGCCCCTGCTGCGGCGTTCCACGAGATCAGTCCCGTGCGCCGGACGGTTCGGGCCATGCCGTCCCCGAACGCCGTCCGTGAGCGCCCGGCGACGCCGACGGAACGCCCCGGGGTGGGCCGGACGGTCCGTCACAGGGCCCTGAGGCCGCTGATCACGTCGCGCAGAATGCTTTCGTCAGGCAGTTCGGCGGGCGGCACCGGCCGGTTCACATGGACCCACTCCGAGTCGACGAGATCACCTATGAGGACGCGTATCACGCCGATGGGCAGGTTGAGTTCGGAGGACAGCTCGGCGACCGACTGCGGAGTGTCCCGGCACAGGTCGACGATGTCCACGTGCTCGGGGGACAGCGAGTGGTCCCCATCGGGATCGTCCGTGTCGGGTTCGGCCACGACGACCGCGATGAGGTCGAGACGGTGCTGGCCGTCACTCGTGGTGCGGCCACGCGTCATGGCGTACGGACGGACCACCGGTCCGGCCTCGTCGTCGAACCAGTGGCTTCTTCCCTGACCGTCTGTGCTCATGCCATCTCACTACCCGCCCTGAGGCAGATCGGTGCGTGGAGCGGCACTCAGATGTACACCGACCCGCTTCACCAGGAGCGTCATCTCGTAGGCGACCAGGCCCACGTCCGAGTCGGCGTCCGAGAGGACGGCGAGGCAACTGCCGTCGCCTGCGGCCGTCACGAACAGGAAGGCGTCGTCCAGCTCCACGACCGTCTGCCGGACGTTGCCCGCCTCGAAGTGCCGGCCCACGCCCTTGGCGAGGCTGTGGAAGCCGGACGCCACGGCGGCGAGGTGCTCGCTGTCCTCGCGGGTGAGGTCCTTGGACACGCCGGTCGGGAGGCCGTCACTGGAGAGCACCAGGGCCTTGCGGATACTCGTGACACGGTCCACCAGGTCATCGAGGAGCCAGTTGAGCTCGCCGGACTTGTCGGTCGCCTTCGGTGCGGTCATCGACCGTCCCCCTCTGTCGTTCGTTGTGGTGCTGTGCCGCCGGACACGTCGTCGTCCTCGGCGTTCTCCTCGCGGCCGCGCTGCCAGCCGCGCTGGAGCGAGGCCATGCGGCTGCGTACCTCGTCGGCGTCCCGCTCGGCGGGCCCCGACTGGTTCTGGGGGCGTCGCACAGGGCTCTGCTTCAGTTGTGGGGCCAGGTTGGCCTGCCGTACGCGGCGGGGCAACGGGGCGCTGCCGGAAGCCGTGTCCTGCGGCGGTCTGCCCGAGCCGGACGCTGCGGCGGTGCCGCGGGTGGACTCGGTCGAACCGGCCCTCCCGAGAACGCCCGGCGCGGAGCCGACCGTGCCGAGAGCCGGTGCTGCCGAACCCGGTGCGCCGGTGACACCTGTGGCGGAGTCGTCCGGCGCCGGACCGCTCGACGCGATCTCGGCTCGCCTGGTGCGCCGGGGCAGGACGGGGGAAACGGCCGCTCCGCCCGGTTCACGGCCCGGGGACGCCGAGGAGGCCGGAGCCTGCGTCGTCTCGTCGAGGCGGTCGGCGACGCCAGTGCCCCGGCGCAGAGCCGCGGCGCGACGGCGGCTGGGCAGCGTCGGGGGCTCGGAGCGCGAAGGGCCCGGAGAAGTCGTGGGATTGGGCTGCGGCCGGGACCCGCCCGGGCCGATCGCCGGTGGCTCGTCCGTCTCCACGCGTCCCGGCCGTGTGTCGGTGACCGGGCGCCCGTGGGAGCTGACCAGCTTGGGCGTACGCAGCCGAGGCAGCGGAACCGGGGCGTCGTCGCCGATACCGGCTCCGTCGGTGCCCGGACCGTCGTCGTCGACCTCGGCCAGGGAGCGGCGCGGGTGGAACAGTCCGCCGCGCTCGCTGTCCTCGGAGTCGAGCGCGCCCGGGAAGTCGTTCAGGGCGTCCAGGTCGACAGGGGCCTCCAGTTCGACCGGCCCGTTCAGGATCGCAGGTGCCTTGCCCGGCAGCTGGGGCGGTCCCTGGGCGAGCATGACCCGCCTGGACTCCGCCGGTGCGACCTCCTTCGGCGGTTGGGGGCGGTCGAGACGGAAGCCGATGCCGTTGGTGTCCGGAATGTCGTCGGTCAGCAGCGCGTCGGGGATGAAGACGACAGCGGTGGTGCCGCCGTACGGCGAAGGCTGGAGCGAGACCCGGACGTTCTGGCGCTGCGCGAGCCGGCTGACCACGAACAGGCCCAGCCGGTCGGTGTCGGACAGCTCGAACTCCGGTGTCTCGGCGAGCCGGAGGTTGGCGTCCAGCAGCGCGTCGGCGGCCATGCCGAGTCCGCGGTCGTGGATCTCCAGGGTGAAGCCGTTGGCGACGCGCTCACCCAGGACCTGCACGGCGGTGTGCGGCGGGGAGAACACGGTGGCGTTCTCCAGGAGTTCGGCCACGAGGTGCGTGAGGTCCGCGACGGCCGGTCCGGTCACGGCCACCCTGGGCAGCCGGCGGACCTCGATGCGTTCGTAGTCCTCGACCTCGGCGACGGCGGCGCGGACGACGTCCATCAGCTGGACGGGTTTGCGCCACTGCCGGGAAGGGGCTGCGCCGGAGAGGATGACCAGACCCTCGGCGTGCCGGCGCATGCGGGTGGTCAGATGGTCCAGGCGGAACAGGTCGGCCAGCTCGTCGGTGTCCTCGGTGCGGCGCTCCATGGTGTCGAGGAGGGTGAGCTGCTTGTGGAGCAGGACCTGGCTGCGGCGGGCGAGGTTGACGAAGACCTCGGAGACACCGGCACGCAACTCGGCCTGCTTCACGGCGGCTTCGACGGCAGCGCGCTGGAGGGTGTTGAGTGCCTGGCCGACCTCGCCCATCTCGTTCTTGTCGTACTCCAGGCGCGGGACCTCGGTCTCGACGTCGACCTGCTCGCCCACGGAGAGGCGGCGCATCACGCTGGGCAGCCTTACGCCGGAAGCCTCGTGGGCCTCCAGGCGCAGCTGCCTCAGGTCGCGGATGAGGCCGCGGCCGACCCGTACGGACAGCACCAGCGAGAAGAGCAGCGCGATCAGGCCGAGGACGCCCACACTGGCCGCTTTGAAGATGACGCCCATCGCGTCCGGGTGGACCCGGTCCTGAAGGCGGTCGCCTGCCTGGTCGTCGAGCTTGGCGAGGTCGGCGAGCACACTGCCCCCGGCGGCGTCCCAGCTCTTGGCGCTGACCTTGTTGAAGGTCCCGGCATCGGCGGAGGCGACGGCCTGCTCGGCCGAGCGCAGGGGAGCGGTGCCGGCGTTCTTCCAGAAGCTCTCATAGCGCTCCCGCTCCGCCGCCGGCAGTACCGCAAGGTTGATGTCGTACATCAGGGTGCGCTGCGCGACGAGGTCGGAGACGTCACGGATCTCGTTGTGGTCCAGCTTCCCCACCACCAGGGCGGAGCTGAGCAACGCGTCCTCGCGGGACAGCAGTTCACGGGCGCGGGTGATGTTCACCAGGGCGCGGGCCTGCTTGTCCAGCTCCACGCTGTCGACTCCGTCGACGGTGGCGAGGAGGGCGTAGCAGGGGTCCACGAGCCGGTTGTACTGGTCGAGGGCCTGGAGGCGGGAGACAGTGCCCTCCTCCACGCTTCGGCGCAGCGAGTCGATGCCCGCGAACGCGTCCAGTACGGCGGTGAGCCGATCGTCGTCGTCCTGGTCCAGGCCGTCGCGGACATCGGGATCGTGCGCGTTGGTGCGGAACTTGGCGATGGCGTCGTCCGAGGCGTTCCGCGTGGTGCGCAGGGCGGACAGGGCATCCGACGCACGCGGGTCGGCGAGGTAGACGAGCGTCTGGCGGCGTTCCTGCTGGAGCACGCGAACGGCGTCCTCGGTGGGATAACCGAGCTTCTCCGTGATGGTCGACACCTGGAAGAGCCGGGCGACCTCACGTCCCGTCAGCACCGTGGTGAAGCCCCACACCGCGATCAGGGAGAGCAGCGGCACGAGAAGCAGCGCCACGATCTTCCGGCGGATCGACTTCCCGCGAAAGCGCATGGCCTCCCCCAGCTCGACCCCCGTCGGCCGGGGGTACACATGTACGTCAACAAACGGCGCGAGCCTACTACTGACGCACACGTAACTCGAAGTTCCATCCGGAACACTAACTTCCGCACCAGCACCGGGACATGTGGAGGTGTCCGGCCATTGCGGGAGATTGCCTCCTGTGATGAGGCAGTCCATGTCGCACCGGAACCGATCGACCAGGGCCATTGATTGGCTGGATTTTTTCGTTTTTTTGACGTTGCGAGGGAATCTTGTAGGGGTTCTGTACGTAGTTCTCTTCGGGAAATGGCGGTGGATTCGGCCACAGGAGCCGCATCTGCAACTGGGCGGCGTAAAGCAGCGCAAGCCGGGCAGCCACCTTGAAGCCCGGTTCACGGGCATCGGGGCAAGGGATCTGCCGGCGGTGGGGAGTGACACGGTGATGGGCACGGCGGCACGACAGGAGGCGCCGGAAGACGGCGCGGGTACGGCGCGTTCGAGGGTACCCAGGCGTCGCGAGGCGCCGGTTCACGGTGTTCCGGCAGCGACGGACAGGCCAATGAGGCGCGATGCGGTCCGGGAGGAGTCGTACCGGCCATTGTGGGTCGAGGAGCCCGCGCGCAGGCGCCGGCTGCCGGACCCGGTGCGGACCTCCGCGGTGCGGGCGGTGATCATCATCGCCGTGACCCTGCTTCAGGCGATGGTGGCCTTCCTGTGCACGCTGGCCGGTTCCTGGCTGGCGTTCCCGATGGTGGTGAGCAGCGTGGCCAGCACCGTGGTGGCCACCTGGGGCGCGCTGGACGTGTGGGTGACCCGCCAGGTGTGGAACCAGCGGCACGGCGTGGTGTCGACCCCCAGCAGCACGGCGCGCGCGCTGCGGCGCGAGCGGCGCAAGGCCCGGCGGCAGGTGCGGGCCACCGAGCGGACCCAGGAGCGGATACGGCGCCAGGGCGGCGGCACGGGGCAGTTGTCGCACCCCTGAGTCCGGGCGGGCGCGAACGCTCGCCCGGGCTCCGTGGCACGGGGCCCGGGCCACCGCGGCCCCGTGCCCCTTACGGAGTGACAGGAGCGACGGGTGCCGGGCGTTTGAACATGCGGGTCGCCGTGATCTCGCTGTGTCCCACCTCGCCCGCCTGGGGCTGTTGAGGCAGGCCCGGGCGGAGGTGTTCCTCCACGCTGATGTATTTCAGGCCGGCCCTGAGGTCCGCGTCGTTCCGCAGCCGGATGACCAGGGGGAACTCCGCGAGTGCCGTCGTGTCGAACAGGCCGGTGGTGTAGAGGAGCTGGACGCCCAGGGCGTCCGAGACCGCACGCTGGAGCTCCAGCAGATACGTCGCGTTGGCGCGCCCGATCGGGTTGTCCAGGAACAGCGTGCCGGCGTGCCGGTGCTTGTCCCTGCCCCGGTCGTTGGAACGCAGAGCG
This is a stretch of genomic DNA from Streptomyces sp. NBC_00285. It encodes these proteins:
- the glpK gene encoding glycerol kinase GlpK; the encoded protein is MTDKFVAAIDQGTTSSRCIIFNQDGAIVAVDQREHRQIFPKPGWVEHDATEIWSKVQAVVAGAIAKAGLRADQLSALGITNQRETTVLWDRATGKPVHNAIVWQDTRTAALTSQLGGSDGQDRFREQTGLPLATYFSGPKATWLLDNVPGLRARAENGEIAFGTIDSWLIWNLTGGTDGGQHVTDVTNAGRTMLMNLETLQWDQSILDAMNVPDAVLPEIKSSAEVYGTAVGQLAGVPVASALGDQQAAVFGQACFDVGTAKNTYGTGSFLLLNTGTRPVPSKNGLLTTMGYKIGTEAPVYCLEGSIAITGALVQWFRDQLGIIRNADEIETLAASVDDNGGAYIVPAFSGLFAPYWRSDARGVVTGLTRYVTKAHLARAVLEATSWQTREVVDAMYQDSGVHITTLKVDGGMTKNNLLMQHQADVLDVPVVRPKVSETTCLGAAYAAGLATGVWNDLDQLKSHWQKDVEWTPNMEASVRDRQYHNWRKAVEKSFGWEEDGEN
- a CDS encoding GTP-binding protein, with protein sequence MIFGRSERGKPPVEPVTLKILVAGGFGVGKTTFVGAVSEIRPLRTEELLTEAGRPVDDISGVENKRTTTVAMDFGRITLREDLVLYLFGTPGQERFWFMWDELSEGALGAVVLVDTRRLEDCFAAIDYFERRSIPFLIGVNCFQGADRYPEEDVRQALDLDADVPIVLCDARDKQSVKDVLVGVVQHAMAYSARRRETVTG
- a CDS encoding DUF742 domain-containing protein, yielding MSTDGQGRSHWFDDEAGPVVRPYAMTRGRTTSDGQHRLDLIAVVVAEPDTDDPDGDHSLSPEHVDIVDLCRDTPQSVAELSSELNLPIGVIRVLIGDLVDSEWVHVNRPVPPAELPDESILRDVISGLRAL
- a CDS encoding roadblock/LC7 domain-containing protein, whose product is MTAPKATDKSGELNWLLDDLVDRVTSIRKALVLSSDGLPTGVSKDLTREDSEHLAAVASGFHSLAKGVGRHFEAGNVRQTVVELDDAFLFVTAAGDGSCLAVLSDADSDVGLVAYEMTLLVKRVGVHLSAAPRTDLPQGG
- a CDS encoding nitrate- and nitrite sensing domain-containing protein; translated protein: MRFRGKSIRRKIVALLLVPLLSLIAVWGFTTVLTGREVARLFQVSTITEKLGYPTEDAVRVLQQERRQTLVYLADPRASDALSALRTTRNASDDAIAKFRTNAHDPDVRDGLDQDDDDRLTAVLDAFAGIDSLRRSVEEGTVSRLQALDQYNRLVDPCYALLATVDGVDSVELDKQARALVNITRARELLSREDALLSSALVVGKLDHNEIRDVSDLVAQRTLMYDINLAVLPAAERERYESFWKNAGTAPLRSAEQAVASADAGTFNKVSAKSWDAAGGSVLADLAKLDDQAGDRLQDRVHPDAMGVIFKAASVGVLGLIALLFSLVLSVRVGRGLIRDLRQLRLEAHEASGVRLPSVMRRLSVGEQVDVETEVPRLEYDKNEMGEVGQALNTLQRAAVEAAVKQAELRAGVSEVFVNLARRSQVLLHKQLTLLDTMERRTEDTDELADLFRLDHLTTRMRRHAEGLVILSGAAPSRQWRKPVQLMDVVRAAVAEVEDYERIEVRRLPRVAVTGPAVADLTHLVAELLENATVFSPPHTAVQVLGERVANGFTLEIHDRGLGMAADALLDANLRLAETPEFELSDTDRLGLFVVSRLAQRQNVRVSLQPSPYGGTTAVVFIPDALLTDDIPDTNGIGFRLDRPQPPKEVAPAESRRVMLAQGPPQLPGKAPAILNGPVELEAPVDLDALNDFPGALDSEDSERGGLFHPRRSLAEVDDDGPGTDGAGIGDDAPVPLPRLRTPKLVSSHGRPVTDTRPGRVETDEPPAIGPGGSRPQPNPTTSPGPSRSEPPTLPSRRRAAALRRGTGVADRLDETTQAPASSASPGREPGGAAVSPVLPRRTRRAEIASSGPAPDDSATGVTGAPGSAAPALGTVGSAPGVLGRAGSTESTRGTAAASGSGRPPQDTASGSAPLPRRVRQANLAPQLKQSPVRRPQNQSGPAERDADEVRSRMASLQRGWQRGREENAEDDDVSGGTAPQRTTEGDGR